The Entomobacter blattae nucleotide sequence ATGGTTTTGCGTCAGGGAAGAGAAATGAGGCCAGCCAGTTTTAAGTTTCCGGACTTTCTTTTGGGTACGCGCAAGGTGGGCCTGCCATAAAAAGGAGGAAAATCCCTCTGCAGGTTTGTCTTCAAGGGTTGTAAGGGGGTGATGGGTCAGCCTGGAGGCTTCTTCTATCCTTTTATTGACGAGGCTTTTGGGGGGAGAAACCATAGCATGTATGCCTCGGTAAATGAACCACCCACATAATGTGGCCAACCCCACAAGAAGAAGCGCACGGGCCTCATCTGGTAAAAGTTGGGGCCAGCCTAAAAGCCCCAGGAAAGTATAGAGACAGAGAATAACAAAAGGAAGCGAGAGCGCACGAAAGATCTGCTCAAGCCAGAGAATGAAGACAGCCCGCCTTTGGGCTCTCTCAAGGGTATGAAAACCAGAAAAATACCTGAAAAAAGGTAGGCGCATTCTTACGTTTCAGTTTCTGTAAAAGGGATAGTTTCCCTCTCCCAAAGGGCAGAAAGGGGAAGCCGGGGTGTAATAACAGACCATTGCCCGTTCTCAATCATCACCTGGGTCGCTAGCGGGCGGGCATTATAGGTAGAGCTCATAACGGCACCATAAGCCCCTGTATCTAAAATAGCAATTTGGTCGTCGGGTTGCAAATGGGGGAGCACCCGATCAGAGGAGAAAGTATCTCCACTTTCGCATACAGGGCCAACAACTGCCACATGCTCCTGAGGCTGAGAAAAGGCGGCTGTGCGGAGGGGAAGAATGCCATGCCAAGCTTCATACAAGCTGGGCCTGAGTAAATCATTCATGGCAGCATCGATGATTAGAAAGGTGGTGAGACTGGTTTTTTTCTTACGAATGATTGTGCTTAACAATACGCCGCACGGGCCAATCAGCCAGCGGCCTGGCTCTAGGGAAATTTTAACATCCAGTCCGGAAAAATGTTGGCTAAGACACGCAGCTAATGAAGAGATGGACCCTTCTTCTTCTAGGCGATAGGAAATACCCACCCCTCCCCCGCAATCAAGGGTTTTAACGGTAAGGTTTTGTTCTCGGGCTGCTCTAACCAGCCCGGCCAGACGCTCAAAGGCTACATTAAAAGGGGCCATGTTCGTAATCTGGCTGCCAATATGGCAGGCAAACCCAAGGGGTTCTAGGTAGGGGTGGGCCTGGGCTTTGGCGTAAAGGGCCAAGGCGTCATCAAATGCAATGCCAAATTTATTTTCGGCTTTACCAGTGGTGATTTTGGCATGGGTCTGGGCATCGACATCGGGGTTAACCCGTAAGGCAATGGGGACCTTTTTTTGCAAATGGGTGCAGACCTCGGCCAGCATTTCCAGCTCTTCAGCGCTTTCAATGTTGATTTGCCCAATCGCGTGGCTCACGGCTAAGGTCAGCTCCTGATGGGTTTTGCCCACACCAGAGAAAATCATTTTAGCAGGGGGAACCCCGCTGTGAAGGGCCTTTTCAAACTCTCCTATGCTGACAATATCCATCCCCGCTCCTTCAGTGGCCAGCAGGGAAAGCACGGCAAGGTGGCTATTGGCTTTCATGGCGTAATGCAGGGCAATGTCTAGCCCTGTTGCCTGCATGGTGGCTTTTAAAAGCCGATACCGCTTGCGAAGAAAGGTGGCATCTATAACCCAGCACGGTGTACCACACTCAGCAGCAATATCGCTAAGAGCGACGCCGCTCATGCTCAAGCCCTGTTCAGTAAGGGTTAGGTTGGGACGCTTTTCCATAAGGGCCTGAAGGGAGGGGTCAGCATGCTGGAGGGGGGAGGACGTCATAAAAAGTTCCGCAATGTGCTTTGTCAAAAATTATGTTCTGTCAAAAGAAGTTTAAAAAGCCAAATGGACTAAAAGGGTAGGCTCTTTCAACCAAGAGGGCCGGAGAATTTGGCCTTTTTAAAGGCAGTATCCCAACCTTATCAATATCCAAACCTTAATAGTGGGTTACTTATGGTAGGTTAGTCTGGCCTGGGGTAGGTTTGTGGGTAGGTCATCTCTTGCGGGGGTCCCGGAGGGGAAGGGGCTCGCTTTTTTCCACAGCCAACAAGGCCCAGGCCCAGCGTGACAAGGCAAGCCATAAGGGTGAGACGGCTTAAAAATGAGGGATAGGTCATGATTGTGCTTTCAACTTGCTAAGCCAGGCCTGGGCTGCTTTGGTAACATTTTTCGGGGCAGTGCCCCCTTCGCTGATACGAGAGGCGAGGGACGCTTCAAGGCTGAGGACAGAAAAAACATCTTCGGTTATTTGTGGTTCTTCTGCTTGCATGTCTGTTAAGGAGAGCTCGTCAAGGCGGAGGCCTTTCTGCTCTGCCTTGCTGACCAGTCGTCCCGTAATATGATGGGCCGTGCGGAAGGGCAGTTTAAGCACCCGTACCAGCCAATCGGCCAGGTCGGTGGCCGTAGAAAAACCACTACTGGCCAATTCATACATTTTGTGGGTATTGGGCTGCATATCCAATATCATGCCTTCCATGGCCGCTAAGGTGAGCATTATGGCATCGGTTGCAGCAAAAACGGGTTCCTTATCTTCTTGCATATCTTTGGCATAAGCGAGGGGTAGGCCTTTCATTACCATGAGCAAGGTAGAGAAAGCACCCGCAATACGCCCAATTTTGGCACGCGCCAGTTCAGCGGCATCGGGGTTGCGCTTTTGAGGCATGATGGACGAGCCGGTGGTAAAGGCATCAGAGAGGCGAATAAAGGAAAAAGGGGCAGAACACCAGATAACAATTTCCTCTGCCAGGCGGGAGAGATGCATGGCCATAATGGAGAGAGAAGAAAGATATTCCAAGGCAAAATCCCGGTCGGAGACGGCGTCGAGGGAGTTAGCAGTGGGGCGATCAAACCCCAGTAGGGTGGCTGTCATGGCCCTGTCGATGGGAAAAGAGGTGCCCGCCAGGGCAGCCGAGCCTAAAGGGCATTCATTCAGGCGCCCGCGGCCATCTTGCAGGCGGGTATAATCGCGGTGAAGCATTTCCACATAGGCGAGAAGGTGATGGCCAAAGGTAATGGGCTGAGCTGTTTGTAGGTGGGTAAAACCAGGCATGGGGGTGGCTGCATATTCGGCTGCACGCTCGCTCAAAGCCAGCATCAGGCTGCTAAGAGTCTGGCAGATATGATCGATCTGCTCTCGTAACCAAAGCCTGAAATCTGTAGCAACCTGATCATTGCGGGAGCGGGCCGTATGGAGGCGCTTGCCTGCCTCTCCAATTTTTTCTGAAAGCCGGGCTTCGATATTCATATGGATATCTTCAAGATTTTCATCAAACTTGAAAAGCCCTGTGCGAATCTCTTCGGCAATTTCTTCAAGCCCCTTGCGGATTGCCTGCTCATCCTCCTGCGAGATAATGCCCTTTTTAGCAAGCATGGCGGCATGCGCTAACGACCCTTGAATATCTTGCTGCCAGAGTCGATAATCAAACCCGATAGAGGCATTGATCTCTTTCATAATAGCAGCGGGGCCATCAGCATAGCGCCCACCCCATTGTTGGTTGGCTTTGGTGGGGGCTTTATCTTGTCGTTGAGGGCCCCCAGAGGCGGGAGGATGGGTATTCATGAACAAAGCGCCTTGACAGTAACTAGAGAACAAAACAATACGAACCCGTAACAGGGAAAGACTTTTCCCCACCTTGTGCTTTTTACGAGAAAAAGTTGCGCCTGTCGATTGTTGGCCGTAAAATCTGTGTGTTTTTATTTGACTGGTTTTACATATTGTGAGTTTTGAGGGGGCTTGCAAGGAAGGTTTGTTGGTTGCTGAGAATTTACAGGAAGAGAGATAGACACTGGAAGAGAGAAAGACAATGTCTGGGAAGGAAATTTACCCCTCTCATCGTGGTGATGAAAGGAAAAACACTGAAGGGCAGCATTTTTTTTGGGGGTCTTTTTCTGAAGAAGAAAAAATAACAGCTTGGCTTTCCTTTTTTATGGCCGATAAGGGCGCTGCTCAAGCCAAAGCGCGCAGCTATTGCGCAGAATACGGCACATTTGCTGAACTTTGCGCAGCCGAGCACGAGGGAAAAGTTGTTCTGTTTCCTCCAACAGAGCAAACTATGGTACAGAAGCAAGTCATAGAGGAGATGTCTATCCGCTTGCTTTATTCCCACCTGGGAGATCGTAATGTGCTTGATAGTCCTGAAAGGATCGCAAGCTACTTTATGGCATGCCTTTCATGGCAGAAGAATGAGCAGTTTCGTGTTTTGTTTCTGGATGAAAATTCTAACCTACTGGCTGATAAGGTGCTGTTTTCTGGTACGGTTGATTTTGTGCCGGTTTATCCCCGACAGGTTGCATTGCAGATCCTCTCTCTGGGGGCTAAGGGAATTGTGCTGGTTCATAATCATCCAGGGGGTGACCCCACCCCTTCGAAAGAGGATGACGCCTTAACGCGCCGTATGCGTAAAATCTGTATCCTGTTAGGGTGTGAGCTCAAAGATCATATGATTATCAGCCGCGGTGGCTGGGTCAGCATGGCCCAAAGTGGAATGTTGTAAAGGTTGTATGACCCAACTCCACGCTTCCCAATATTATGGGTCTTTACAGATTTCATATCAGAAGGACTATGAGGAGTCATCAATCCGTATAATCTTCTATGGCTATGTGCTGATAGGGCAAGGGTATGGAAGGTTTTATAAGGGGGTGAAATAGGGTTTACCTCTTTTCATTGAAGTCATCAGGTTATGCAATTTTTTCCAACTTTTCCAACTTTTTCAGTTTTTTCAATTTTTTTCTGGGGGACGGTAAGTGTGATTGAGAAAGGAGTTCTCGTATGGGAGCTTTATTGAGATGTGGGCATTGGAAAAATTTTACAAGGATTGGCCAGGGATCCTGTTAACAACCTTTCCCCTAGGTACCTTTCAAATAAAAAACCAGACATATTGCTGTGCCTGGTTTTTATAATAATCCTGAATCATCAGAAATACTGAGTAATCGGAGAAAAGGTATGAGCCCAGTTTGAAGTCATGAACTGATAGATTATCAACACTAGTAAAGGTGATTTTGGTGTTATCGAACAGAAAAAATGTTTTTCCCTTGAGAAATATTCTGAGCATGATCAAGGAAGGAGCTCTACCTATTATCCGTTTTTTGGTGGAAGCCTAGCTTAATGATATCCGGATTAACTATATCCAGATCAACTATGCCCAGATTAATTATGCCCAGATTAATTATGTCTAGATTAATCTAGATTGATTATGTCCGGGCATAAACTATGTCAGGGAACCCCCCTTCTTCTTGCCATTGCTTCTTCATTAACCGAGTTATTTTCGCATAGACTTACAGGGTTTGATGGGTCAGGTTATCGTTGTAAAAGCCCAATCTTGTTCCCAGAAAAAGCGCTCAAGTCTATGATAACGTCGTTTCCTGTATTTTAGAAATTCTAGACCGTCGCTGCGGCTGAAGAAGTAGACCATATTGATTTTGCCGATTCTGACTTGAGAAACAGTTTTTCTGCGTGGATCAGAAATGAGATGATTCGTATAGAAAAAGAGTAAGAATTCACGAGGTCTCCATAAGATCTTAGATACGGTTTTTTCTATTTTTAGGTCACTATTATTAGAGGGTGCCCAAAAAGGAGGCCGAAACGGCTATCAGAAAAAGCTACCAGAGCAGAGCCCTTCATGATGGGAGTTTCATTATCTAGGAATTAAAATAAAGTGGCCAATTAGGAAGAGCGTTGCTTACAAATTTTTCTCTCAACTTGCTTAAGAGCAACCTGCTTGAGAGGTGTGGATCTTCTATAGGAAAGCTTTATTGCTCGCTCTATTTTTGTTTTAGCCTTACTCTTCTTTTAGCCTTACTCTTCTGGGCTTTGGCTTTGATGCGGGGCCAGCAGGGCAAGGCGCTCGGCAATGGCGTGTTCACCAGGAAGGGCTCCATGTGGGAAAAGGGTCGTCAGATGCCCCATTTTGCGACCTGGCAGGGTTTCCTTTTTACCGTAGAGATGGCCAGCAAAAAGGTTGGTATTCAAGGCAGCCTCCCACAACGCCATGCCTTCAGGGCCAATCAGGTTTTTCATCACCGCATCAGAATGGCGCTGAGGGGTCGGAAGAGGAAGGTTGGCAACTGCGCGAATATGCAGGTCAAACTGGCTGTAAAGACAGGCATCGAGTGTCCAATGCCCAGAGTTATGGGGTCGGGGAGCGATTTCGTTAACCAATACTTGCCCATTTTCATCAATAAAGAGCTCAATCGCCAGCAGGCCAATGAGGGCTAATTTATGAGCGATGGTTCTGCCAATTTCTTGAATTTGCTCAATCACAGGAAAAGGCAGGCGGGCTGGAGCGAGTGTTAGATCAAGAATGCCATTTTTATGGCGGTTTTCTACCGGATCAAAAACAACGATTTCTCCATCTTTC carries:
- the lysA gene encoding diaminopimelate decarboxylase; translated protein: MTSSPLQHADPSLQALMEKRPNLTLTEQGLSMSGVALSDIAAECGTPCWVIDATFLRKRYRLLKATMQATGLDIALHYAMKANSHLAVLSLLATEGAGMDIVSIGEFEKALHSGVPPAKMIFSGVGKTHQELTLAVSHAIGQINIESAEELEMLAEVCTHLQKKVPIALRVNPDVDAQTHAKITTGKAENKFGIAFDDALALYAKAQAHPYLEPLGFACHIGSQITNMAPFNVAFERLAGLVRAAREQNLTVKTLDCGGGVGISYRLEEEGSISSLAACLSQHFSGLDVKISLEPGRWLIGPCGVLLSTIIRKKKTSLTTFLIIDAAMNDLLRPSLYEAWHGILPLRTAAFSQPQEHVAVVGPVCESGDTFSSDRVLPHLQPDDQIAILDTGAYGAVMSSTYNARPLATQVMIENGQWSVITPRLPLSALWERETIPFTETET
- the argH gene encoding argininosuccinate lyase — protein: MNTHPPASGGPQRQDKAPTKANQQWGGRYADGPAAIMKEINASIGFDYRLWQQDIQGSLAHAAMLAKKGIISQEDEQAIRKGLEEIAEEIRTGLFKFDENLEDIHMNIEARLSEKIGEAGKRLHTARSRNDQVATDFRLWLREQIDHICQTLSSLMLALSERAAEYAATPMPGFTHLQTAQPITFGHHLLAYVEMLHRDYTRLQDGRGRLNECPLGSAALAGTSFPIDRAMTATLLGFDRPTANSLDAVSDRDFALEYLSSLSIMAMHLSRLAEEIVIWCSAPFSFIRLSDAFTTGSSIMPQKRNPDAAELARAKIGRIAGAFSTLLMVMKGLPLAYAKDMQEDKEPVFAATDAIMLTLAAMEGMILDMQPNTHKMYELASSGFSTATDLADWLVRVLKLPFRTAHHITGRLVSKAEQKGLRLDELSLTDMQAEEPQITEDVFSVLSLEASLASRISEGGTAPKNVTKAAQAWLSKLKAQS
- a CDS encoding JAB domain-containing protein, producing MSGKEIYPSHRGDERKNTEGQHFFWGSFSEEEKITAWLSFFMADKGAAQAKARSYCAEYGTFAELCAAEHEGKVVLFPPTEQTMVQKQVIEEMSIRLLYSHLGDRNVLDSPERIASYFMACLSWQKNEQFRVLFLDENSNLLADKVLFSGTVDFVPVYPRQVALQILSLGAKGIVLVHNHPGGDPTPSKEDDALTRRMRKICILLGCELKDHMIISRGGWVSMAQSGML